CGACCGGGACGAGCTCGCGCGGCAGGCCCGGCCCCGACAACGCCGCAGCATCCAGACGGAATGCCACGTCGCGCCATTGCACGCGGTCCGCCTCGGTGCGGTCCATATGGCCATCAAAACGGCCGGCGCGGCCGTCCAGGTGGATATCCAGGTGGGTACGGCCCAGGATCACCTCGCGCCCCAGGCGCCAGGTGACCGCACCCAGTTCGAGGCCTTCGCGGGTCATGACCCGCCCTGCGCGCCCATCCCAGACCGTACCCGAGAGATCATCGAGCACGAGGCCGTGGGCGCGCCGGGCCACGAAGGGCACGGCCACGCTGGCGGGCAGGAACCAGTAGAAAACGCCGGCGGCGAGCGCCAGCACAAGGACAAGCAGGCCGATCCGGCGGAACCACTTCAATCCATCACCTCTTGGCAAAGCTTGAGGACAGGCGGCCAGGGGGCGATCATGGGCGGATGACTGATGCCCTTTTCGCCAACCAGGCCACCGATGCGCTGGTAGCACGCGACCTTTCCGTCCTCTGGCACCCGTGCACCCAGATGCACGACCACGAAACCCTCCCCATGGTACCCGTCGCGCGCGGCGA
Above is a genomic segment from Luteibacter aegosomatissinici containing:
- the gspN gene encoding type II secretion system protein N, whose product is MKWFRRIGLLVLVLALAAGVFYWFLPASVAVPFVARRAHGLVLDDLSGTVWDGRAGRVMTREGLELGAVTWRLGREVILGRTHLDIHLDGRAGRFDGHMDRTEADRVQWRDVAFRLDAAALSGPGLPRELVPVGVVEGKVAQADLQGNWPVVLDADMNWRGAAVKTPEGHVILGGIAFKAHSAAGVLRATLADDGDGSLAVDARVAASPLGWRLDGTLVPRIRDTALTHLIARFGPVRPDGSVSLARKAGLAPAVSP